In the Mycolicibacterium chubuense NBB4 genome, one interval contains:
- a CDS encoding DUF4226 domain-containing protein yields MASYEELRAALEHIRQVTGDPNAWQKGLSEQQMRDVNGWLNSQGAKMTSTPTGYDNGGWKDPQTGVYYEHRVENTGADPQVPDADLDRIRQAHPDLFDPSTRAPLTPPPSPQHSPAQGTPLGQAPSGTPGQPPVDDDELSGQAADAAKRVDDALAKNKTALAEADEELMDAVLGAKTGSDEGKAQLQALQSSLVDQIHKLGPTLDTPAGQRQLNDFLQGKTQEILGIVKSSGMDAESKAEVLDALSQRYDAVKDSAGTGGGSADPVAAGGNQTGSGTSSSAGTPPPADVGARDGGDPLASDPLLNGLASDPLMGGLGGLAGPAMGALSGLPGAMGSMTPGIGGFGGGGGLGDLGGAIGGAIKEAASVRSGEDPADALKDDPLSAKSENSGAEKNDEAAATDEGTKDGGKKDAPATEPAAAKSAAGAQPQPIAAETGQVPPAQPAPDVAVKLPDGSTVTADSPQLAHAGRLVLGGASLDDAAGQSQITVLPPGAPVNEPVSPSQLKMMDYAQFTDHRVMALGNGKVWLNGQVTPVEEMPTGPNFLGWARPQIQTAPSPAPATVLAGANWASAPLEERS; encoded by the coding sequence GTGGCGTCCTACGAAGAGCTGCGCGCCGCCCTGGAGCACATCAGGCAAGTCACCGGTGATCCCAACGCATGGCAGAAGGGCCTGTCGGAGCAGCAGATGCGCGATGTCAACGGCTGGCTGAACAGCCAGGGCGCGAAGATGACGTCGACCCCCACGGGCTACGACAACGGCGGTTGGAAGGACCCCCAGACCGGGGTGTACTACGAGCACCGCGTCGAAAACACCGGCGCTGATCCGCAAGTGCCCGACGCCGACCTCGATCGCATCCGGCAGGCGCACCCCGACTTATTCGACCCGTCGACCAGAGCACCCCTCACGCCGCCGCCGAGTCCCCAGCACTCCCCGGCTCAGGGGACGCCGCTCGGTCAGGCACCGTCAGGGACGCCCGGTCAGCCTCCAGTGGACGACGATGAATTGTCCGGGCAGGCGGCAGACGCCGCCAAACGCGTCGATGATGCGTTGGCCAAGAACAAGACTGCGCTGGCCGAGGCCGACGAAGAACTTATGGATGCGGTTCTCGGGGCGAAGACCGGATCGGACGAGGGCAAGGCGCAGCTGCAGGCGCTGCAATCGTCACTGGTGGACCAAATTCACAAGTTGGGTCCGACGCTGGACACTCCAGCCGGCCAGCGGCAGCTCAACGATTTCTTGCAGGGCAAGACCCAGGAGATTCTGGGCATCGTCAAGTCATCGGGGATGGACGCCGAGTCTAAGGCTGAGGTGCTCGATGCGCTCAGCCAACGCTATGACGCGGTGAAGGACTCTGCTGGCACCGGCGGCGGTTCGGCCGACCCCGTTGCGGCGGGCGGTAACCAAACCGGTAGCGGCACAAGCAGTTCGGCTGGCACGCCCCCGCCGGCCGACGTGGGCGCGCGCGACGGCGGCGATCCGCTGGCTAGTGATCCGCTGCTGAACGGGTTGGCCTCTGATCCGCTGATGGGTGGCCTGGGTGGGCTGGCCGGCCCGGCGATGGGCGCGTTGTCGGGGCTTCCTGGCGCCATGGGATCGATGACGCCCGGAATAGGTGGCTTCGGCGGGGGAGGAGGTCTGGGAGATCTGGGCGGCGCGATCGGCGGTGCGATCAAGGAAGCCGCGTCGGTACGCTCTGGGGAGGACCCGGCCGACGCACTCAAAGATGACCCGCTGAGCGCCAAGTCCGAGAACAGCGGCGCTGAGAAGAATGATGAGGCAGCCGCGACCGACGAGGGCACTAAGGACGGGGGCAAGAAGGACGCTCCCGCGACTGAGCCCGCGGCGGCCAAGTCCGCTGCCGGTGCTCAGCCCCAACCGATCGCTGCCGAGACCGGGCAGGTTCCTCCGGCGCAGCCGGCGCCCGACGTCGCGGTGAAGCTGCCTGACGGGTCGACCGTGACCGCCGACAGCCCGCAGCTGGCTCACGCCGGGCGGCTAGTGCTCGGTGGTGCCAGCCTCGACGACGCCGCCGGTCAATCCCAGATCACGGTGTTGCCACCAGGGGCCCCGGTCAATGAACCGGTCTCGCCTAGTCAGCTCAAAATGATGGACTACGCCCAGTTCACCGATCACCGGGTAATGGCTCTGGGCAACGGGAAGGTGTGGCTGAACGGGCAGGTCACGCCTGTCGAGGAGATGCCCACCGGCCCGAATTTCCTGGGCTGGGCGCGGCCGCAGATCCAGACGGCT
- a CDS encoding helix-turn-helix domain-containing protein — translation MKDAFHGSARIPHGPYAAHRDLADVITRPYHGSGPSLRRRGTAHTAPVWIRRASGHCFDRLPRIALDVNVRWAAIPCWSGRARRWAHETVPAAYRLRYDTHVRPVMPNNPVSLKSVVAVAEARASFADHRTGRNCRPTNERIAQLTGLSVRTVQRASTALRLLGVATEVMRGRQRTRAERYASWRVGDSGRGWASVWALHDSRFHRLSPHPEGSLLENQPSVKKSLTTSSRPKAGRSVATRRTAPNPRALTLANRWICDQQSPPWARRYRTGAPWARILTAVAEHGWTPRDLNQAITDWIGTGHWIPDTPHKPIGLLGAILAAHGNPAERPSALEEAREAAEFTLVRKRIAAQFAERDAALRARQAARAALTGSGRRAALEIARHAAQRAQQRRAEANRLAHEERRTRVNEIRGITGDLT, via the coding sequence TTGAAAGACGCATTCCACGGTAGCGCACGCATTCCACACGGTCCATATGCCGCGCACCGTGACCTTGCCGATGTCATCACTCGCCCCTATCACGGTTCCGGCCCGTCATTGCGCCGCCGGGGCACCGCCCACACCGCGCCGGTATGGATCCGTCGAGCCAGCGGACACTGCTTCGATCGCCTTCCCCGCATTGCTTTAGACGTCAACGTGCGATGGGCCGCCATCCCGTGCTGGAGCGGTCGAGCGCGACGCTGGGCACACGAAACCGTTCCTGCGGCCTACCGCCTGCGCTACGACACCCACGTACGTCCGGTGATGCCCAACAATCCCGTAAGCCTCAAATCCGTTGTTGCGGTGGCTGAGGCGCGCGCATCGTTCGCCGACCACCGGACCGGACGCAACTGCCGGCCCACCAACGAACGCATCGCTCAACTCACCGGACTCTCGGTGCGCACCGTACAACGTGCGTCCACCGCGTTGCGGCTCCTCGGGGTCGCCACCGAAGTGATGCGGGGCCGGCAACGGACGCGTGCCGAGCGTTACGCGAGCTGGCGCGTCGGCGACAGCGGCCGTGGCTGGGCATCGGTTTGGGCACTGCACGACAGCCGATTCCATCGGCTGTCACCCCATCCCGAAGGGTCTCTTTTAGAGAATCAACCTTCTGTTAAAAAATCACTCACTACCAGCAGCCGACCAAAGGCCGGTCGCAGCGTCGCTACGCGCCGCACAGCACCGAATCCGCGAGCCCTGACCCTGGCAAACCGATGGATTTGCGACCAGCAAAGCCCGCCATGGGCACGGCGCTATCGCACCGGCGCCCCTTGGGCCCGGATACTCACAGCCGTAGCCGAGCACGGCTGGACGCCGCGAGACCTCAACCAGGCCATCACCGACTGGATCGGGACCGGGCACTGGATTCCCGACACCCCGCATAAGCCAATCGGCCTATTGGGCGCGATCCTCGCGGCTCACGGGAACCCTGCCGAACGACCCTCAGCCCTCGAGGAAGCCCGCGAAGCCGCCGAGTTCACGCTGGTGCGCAAGCGCATTGCTGCCCAGTTCGCCGAGCGAGACGCCGCCCTGCGGGCACGCCAAGCCGCCCGAGCGGCGCTGACCGGATCTGGCCGCCGAGCAGCGCTGGAGATCGCCCGACACGCAGCTCAACGAGCTCAGCAACGCCGTGCTGAAGCCAACCGCCTCGCGCACGAGGAACGCCGCACCCGGGTGAATGAAATCCGCGGCATCACCGGCGACCTGACATGA
- a CDS encoding WhiB family transcriptional regulator — translation MTSPRPSRRITSITEPLPCHLDPDQWFSLAHRTAALAACLACRLRRSCAQLAPDCRPSWGMWAGIWIDGRFAAAAPLLCAVAAAPPAAPQHRRPSPPRPPSRPAASPPECRAAPPSGCGHGRWCSPAPRGTAKSWPLAATSLPTRSSPGPPAATTRMPPHCSLCAKNAQYPCRAWILR, via the coding sequence ATGACCTCGCCGCGACCATCGAGACGCATCACCTCGATTACCGAGCCGCTCCCCTGTCACCTCGACCCGGATCAGTGGTTCAGCCTTGCTCACCGAACGGCAGCTCTCGCAGCCTGTTTGGCTTGTCGGCTGCGCCGCAGTTGCGCACAGTTGGCCCCGGACTGCCGCCCGTCCTGGGGCATGTGGGCCGGCATTTGGATCGACGGCCGCTTCGCCGCCGCGGCGCCTCTGCTGTGCGCGGTGGCCGCAGCTCCCCCGGCGGCACCGCAGCATCGACGCCCTTCCCCTCCCCGGCCGCCAAGTCGACCCGCGGCATCCCCACCGGAGTGCAGAGCAGCGCCGCCTTCCGGGTGCGGCCACGGACGTTGGTGTTCGCCCGCTCCCAGGGGTACTGCGAAGTCATGGCCCCTGGCTGCCACCTCACTGCCGACACGGTCATCTCCCGGGCCCCCCGCCGCAACGACGAGGATGCCTCCGCACTGTTCGCTGTGTGCCAAGAATGCGCAATATCCCTGCAGGGCATGGATTCTCAGATGA
- a CDS encoding ParA family protein: MTMNGQARVVLVANQKGGVGKSTTVAAIAEMIAAAGKRGRRVLVVDGDPQANVTVEDLGVEGDGGQSLAQTLQFGAPLTPVRDVRPNLDVIAGGPHLAVAGATAQVMAENGIDMAANLEAQLSLLCDSEGYDLVVIDSGPGDVPLLDTYLSVANYLLIPTRDDQASLGGVARLARRFWHARKQGSSIQLLGVLLFDVNPRATKRNEDVFAQVNEMLAGSGTTPFDITIRSAPAAAVDMRTLHKTAGELVALAHDERRSRIAKLRGKESPTRAMWSSDPSGLAADYQELVRQIIGRLRRFEAPMQERVG, translated from the coding sequence ATGACGATGAACGGGCAGGCACGCGTGGTCCTAGTTGCCAATCAAAAGGGTGGCGTCGGGAAGTCCACCACGGTGGCAGCCATCGCTGAGATGATCGCCGCCGCCGGCAAGCGTGGACGCCGAGTCCTCGTCGTCGACGGCGACCCACAGGCCAATGTCACGGTGGAGGACTTAGGTGTCGAGGGAGATGGCGGCCAGTCTCTGGCGCAGACGTTGCAATTCGGGGCGCCGCTGACACCGGTGCGTGACGTCCGGCCCAATCTCGACGTGATTGCGGGCGGCCCGCATCTCGCGGTGGCCGGTGCTACCGCGCAGGTGATGGCCGAGAACGGCATCGATATGGCGGCTAACCTGGAGGCGCAGCTGAGCCTGTTGTGCGACTCCGAGGGGTACGACTTGGTGGTCATTGACTCCGGCCCCGGTGACGTCCCGCTTCTGGACACATATCTGTCGGTCGCGAACTATCTGTTAATTCCGACCCGGGATGACCAGGCGAGCCTGGGTGGGGTGGCGCGGCTGGCCAGGCGGTTCTGGCATGCCCGGAAGCAGGGTTCGTCAATTCAACTGTTGGGAGTGCTGCTTTTCGACGTCAATCCGCGCGCGACGAAACGCAACGAAGACGTCTTTGCACAGGTCAACGAGATGCTTGCGGGCAGCGGCACGACGCCGTTCGACATCACCATCCGGTCGGCTCCTGCTGCAGCGGTGGATATGCGAACGTTGCATAAGACGGCGGGGGAGTTGGTGGCGCTTGCCCACGATGAGCGGCGCAGCCGCATCGCGAAGCTGCGGGGCAAGGAGAGTCCGACGCGGGCGATGTGGTCGAGTGACCCCAGCGGGCTGGCGGCCGACTATCAGGAGCTGGTGCGCCAGATCATCGGCAGGCTGAGACGTTTCGAGGCGCCGATGCAGGAGCGGGTCGGATGA
- a CDS encoding ParA family protein: MAIHVLLNQKGGVGKSTLSVNLAAVTADVLNRGDDPDASSPVLALSVDPQGSAVWWASRMNDLPFHIAQAHDDLENLAKLKDLPGIQHVYVDTPGWIDLDGDSHGADPLGRGPAADVLRAVLDMADQVIVPIEPEPLSFDPTARTIGRVVQPRGLRYLVVINNWDPRDGTYDLNQTKEFVKANGWPLANTVIRHYKLHVRASAEGQVVTEYPANRVALQAREDFYKFALELNVGGTR; this comes from the coding sequence ATGGCTATCCATGTCCTGCTCAATCAAAAGGGCGGCGTCGGCAAGAGCACACTGTCGGTCAATCTGGCCGCCGTGACCGCCGATGTCCTCAACCGCGGCGACGACCCCGACGCGAGCTCGCCTGTTCTTGCGCTTTCGGTCGACCCCCAGGGCTCCGCCGTCTGGTGGGCGTCGCGAATGAACGACCTGCCGTTCCACATCGCCCAGGCCCACGACGACCTCGAAAACTTGGCCAAGCTCAAAGACCTGCCCGGTATCCAACACGTCTACGTCGACACTCCGGGGTGGATCGACCTCGACGGGGATAGCCACGGCGCCGACCCGCTCGGCCGCGGGCCCGCCGCCGACGTCCTACGCGCGGTGCTAGACATGGCCGATCAGGTCATCGTGCCCATCGAACCCGAACCGCTGAGCTTCGACCCGACCGCCCGCACCATCGGCAGAGTTGTGCAACCCCGCGGATTGCGATACCTCGTCGTCATCAACAACTGGGATCCCCGAGACGGCACCTACGACCTCAATCAGACCAAGGAATTCGTCAAAGCCAACGGGTGGCCGCTGGCCAACACGGTGATCCGCCACTACAAACTGCACGTCCGCGCCAGCGCCGAAGGTCAGGTCGTCACCGAGTATCCGGCCAATAGGGTTGCGCTCCAAGCGCGCGAAGACTTCTACAAATTCGCGCTCGAACTTAACGTCGGAGGAACCCGCTAA